A window of Kribbella voronezhensis genomic DNA:
CGTACTCGACGTCGCCCGTCGCGGTCTGCCCACCCATCAGCGCCATCGTGCCGGTCCAGCCGTAGAGCAGGCCGAGACCTATCCCCAAGCCGGCCGCGACCAAGGCCATCAGCAGCGACTCGATCGCGAGCATGCCGCGCAGTTGACGCCTGGTCAGACCCAGTGCCCGCAGCAAGGCGTTCTCCCGGGTCCGTTCGAGCACGGACAGGCTGAGCGTGTTCCCGACGCCGACCAGCGCGATCAACACCGAGACACCGAGCAGGCCGATCCCGACGATCAGCAGGACGTCGAAGATCTTCGTGTACATCGTGCGCTCGGCGAGCCCGCCGCTGACGGACAGTTCCTTCACCGTCGGGAGCGACTCCTGCACGGCGTCCAGCACGTCGGAGCCGTCCGCCTTCGGGTCCGAAGCCAGCCAATACCCGGTGATCGCGGACTGGGGAGCGACCTTCTCCAGATCCGGCAGACTGACGGTGACCGGATCCAGTCCGGTGGCCACATAGGCCTTCAGCGTCAGCTTCTGCTTGCCGGAGACCAGCGTCAGTGTCGATCCGTCCTCCAGCTTGAGCATCTTCATCGTGCTGTAGTCGAGCAACGCCGTACCGGGCGTTTTGAGCTTGGTCACCAGGTCCGGGTTGTGGATCACGGCGGCGCCGGTGGCCGGGTCGATCCCGGTGACGTTGATCTCCTCCTGGCCGGCCTTCATGGCGACGGTCCGGATCGGCACGACCTGGGTGATGCCCTTGATGTCGTGCAGTTGCTGCTGGCCGCCGGCCGGCATCTTCTCGTTGTAGCTCATCACCATCAGGTCGACCGGGTACTGGTCGTCCATCGTGGTGTCGAACGTCTTGCGGACCGAGGCGATGCCGACACAGGTCAGGCTGATCAGGGTGACGCCGATCAACAGGGCCGACGTGGTCGCGGCGGTCCGCTTCGGGTTCCGTACGGCGTTGCCCACGGCGATCCGGGCGGGGACCCCACCACCCCGCGTCGGCAGGGCGCCGAGCAACCTGACCAGCGCCGGTACCAGCAGCGACCCGATCGCCAGCAAGCCGATGAACGAGACGACGCCACCGGCGACACCGACGAGCACCTGATGGGAGTTCGCGCTGACGGCCAGCAGCAGGCCGCCACCAGCGATCAGCAGGAAGCCGAGGATCAGCCGTAGTACGCCGGCTTTGGAGCCGGCTACCGGAGCGGTGTCCGGGCGGAGCGCCGCCAGCGGAGCGACCCGGGTCGCACGCCGAGCCGGTACGACGGCGGCCAGGATCGTGGCGATCGTGCCGAGCAACAGCGGAAGGAAGATTGAAGCCAGGTCGAGATGCAGGTCGATCTTCGGGATGCCCCAGTCGAACTCGCGGGTCAGCGCGAGCCCGAGCGCCGACAGTGCGACGCCGAACACGACACCGACGGCCGAGGCGACCACGCCGACCACCGAGGCCTCGGCGAGCACCGAGGAGAACACCTGCCGACGAGAGGCGCCGACGCACCGCAGCAGCGCCATCTCCCGCGTCCGCTGGGCGATCACGATCGTGAACGTGTTGCCGATCACCAGGCAGGCGACGAACAGGGCGATCACGGCGAACATCCCGAAGACCCCGCCCAGCACATCGATCCCGTGCGTGTAGCCCTCTACCTCGTGGGCGATGTAGGCCTTGCCGGTGTAGACCTGCAGATTGTTGCCGACAGCATCGGTCACGGCCGCGGCCAGCGCGTCCTGGGAGACGCCGGGCTTGGCAGCGATCCGGAGGTCGCCGATGGAGCCTTCCGGCTCGAAGATCTTCACCGTCTGGGCCGTGGCCACCGCGTCGGACGGACCGACCGTGGCCGCGTCGTCCAGCAGCCCGACCACCGTGACGGTGAACGACTTGTCGTTGTAGGTGTTCAACCGCAGCTTGGAGCCGAGAGCAACCTTGTTCTTCTCGGCGACCTTTGCCGGCAAGGCGATCTCGAGCGTGCTGTCAGGCAACCGGCCCTGGATCGCACTGGGGCCCGCGATCCGCGAGGTGTCGTAGCGAGCCTGGATGCCCAGCGAGCCAGGGCGAACCTTGCCGGCCCACGTGACCCGCATGTACGCCGACGTCGTGGCGATCACCGAGTCGGCCTGCGGCACCTTGCGTACCGCGGCCACGTCCTTCGCCGTGATGCTTGCGTTCTGGGGCGTCACCACCGCGTCGACACCGGCGAGTTGCCTGCCGATGGTCTCGTCGATGCCGTGCGAGGCCGACGCGTGCACAGTCATCGCCAGGCTGCCGAAGCCGACGCCGAGCACGATCGCCAGACAGGCTGCGATCAGGCGACCCAGATGGGCGCGCAGGGAGGAGAGGATCGAGCGTCGCACGGTCAGGCCCCCAGCTGCCGCAGTGCGCCCAGGACGGTCTCCGGCGTCGGCTCCAGCAGCTCGCCGGCAAGCTTGCCGTCGGCAAGCATCACGACACGGTCGGCGTACGACGCCGCCAGCGGGTCGTGCGTCACCATCACCACGGTCTGGCCGAACTCGCGGACCGAGCGGCGCAGGAAGCCCAGCACCTCGGCGCCGGAACGCGAGTCCAGGTTGCCGGTCGGCTCGTCGGCGAACACGACCTCGGGCCGGCCGACGAGGGCGCGCGCAACGGCGACGCGCTGCTGCTGACCACCGGACAGTTCGGACGGGCGGTGGGTGAGCCGGTCCTGCAGACCGAGGACGTCGACCAGCGTGGTCATCCACTGCTGGTCGGGTTTGCGGCCGCCGAGTTCCAGCGGCAGCAGGATGTTGTCCTTGGCGCTGAGCATCGGCAGCAGGTTGAAGGACTGGAAGACGAAACCGATCCGGTCCCGGCGGATCCGGGTCAGCTCGGCGTCCGGCAGTTGGGTCAGCTCGGTCTCACCGAGCAGCACCTGGCCGCCGGTCGGAGTGTCCAGCCCGGCCAGGCAGTGCATCAGGGTCGACTTGCCCGACCCCGACGGCCCCATGATCGCGGTGAACCGGCTGACCCCGAAGTCGACCGACACCCCGTCGAGCGCGGCGACCGCGGTATCGCCGGAGCCGTACACCTTGCGCAACTCGTGCGCGCGGATCGCCGTACGGTCTGCTGTGTTCTGCGGCAAACGGCCGAGCGGCAACTCGCCGGTCTGGATGCTCATCGTTCTCCTCGAAGTGCCCTGAACGAGACGATCTCGCCCACACTCCGAAAAGGTAGTGACCGGCAACCCCCGAAGAGTCGGACCAGGGAATGGACTGTCCGTACGACCTGAGTCGTACTAGTCCGCCGAACTCCTTGCCCACTCAGTGATCTTGTAGGCCAGGCTGTCGCGCGGCGCTGGATCGCCACTCAACTCACTCGACGTCCACTTGGGGCTCAGCAGCAGGTCGGTATGGCTACCGTCGTGCCGATGGATCCGCAGCCGGACTCTTCCGGGGAAGAGGTACTCGAACCTGGCGAAGGCGATCTGGGCGCGCGGTATCCGCCTGGTGCCGAAGGGGTTGCTGATGACGAGTTCGTCGTCGGTGGTCGCCAAGGTGAACTTCCACCGGCCGAAGCCGCGACTACGCAGTACCGGCATCACTTGCTGGCTTTGACCAGGCCGGTTTCGTAGCCGAGGACAACCAGGGCGACCCGGTCGCGGAGGCCGGTCTTGGCGAGGATGCGGCCGATGTGGGTCTTGACCGTTGCCTCGGACAACGTGAACAGCTGGGCGATCTCGGTGTTCGACAGACCGCGGGCGACCTCGACCAGTACCTCGCGTTCGCGGGCGGTCAGCTCGCCCAGGTCGGGTCGCTCGGTCTCGCCGTCCGGGAGCGCGCCGGCGAAGTGCTCGAGCAGGCGCCGCGTCGTACTGGGGGAGACGACCGCGTCGCCGGAGTGCACCTGCCTGATCGCCGACAGCAGGTCGGCCGGCGGCGTGTTCTTCAGCAGGAATCCGGCCGCACCCGCCTTGATCGCCGCGAACGCGTACTCGTCCAGGTCGAACGTCGTCAGCACGATCACTCTGGGGGCCTGCGGCAACGACTGCAGTTGCCGGGTCGCCTCGACCCCATCCAGGCGGGGCATCCGGACATCCATCAGTACGACGTCGCTCGCGGTCACCCGCAGCTTCTCCAGTGCCTCGCCGCCGTCGCCGGCCTGGCCGACGACCCGCATGTCGGGCTGCGAGTCCACCAGCATGGTGAACCCGGCGCGGACCAGTTCCTGGTCGTCCACCAGGAACACCCGGATCACGGCGTCTTCGGCGGGTCCGGTCTCGGTCACTGATCTCCTCCAGCAGGCAGGTTGTACGGCAAGGTGGCGACCACTTCGTAGCCACCGCCGGTCTTCGGGCCGGCGTTCACCGTACCGCCGGAGATCGAGGCGCGTTGCTGCATCCCGATCAGCCCGTGCCCCGGATCACTGCCCGGCGCGAGCCCGGCACCGCGACCGTCGTCGGTGACCACCACCGTCAGCATCTCGCGTCCGAAGTCCAGCCGGACGGAGGTGCGCGCTCCCGGCCCGGCGTGTTTCAGCGTGTTGGTCAGCCCCTCCTGCACGATCCGGTACGCCGTCAGTCCCAGCAGCGCCGGGAGATCGCGCGGGGTGCCGGTCACCTGGTAGTCGACGGACAGCCCGGTCTGGCGGACGTTGTCGATCAGCTCGGGCAGCGAAGAGACACCCGGTTGGGGGCGGGGCTGGTTCGGATCCACCTCGTTGGGCTGGGCGTCCTGTTTCAGCAGGCCGAGCATCTTGCGCATCTCGGTGAGCGACGCGCGGCCGGTGTCGCCGATGGTGGCCAGCGCCTTCTTGGCCTGCTCGGGCGACGCGTCCGCGGCGTACAGGCCTCCGTCGGCCTGGACGATCATGATCGACAAGCCGTGCGCGACGACGTCGTGGATCTCGCGGGCGATCCTGGTCCGCTCGTTCGAGACCGCCAGTTTGGCCTCGCGGTCGCGGTCCCGCTCGAGTTGGGCCGCGCGTTCCTCGAGTTGCTGCACGTACATGCCTCTGGTGCGGCGGCGTTCACCGAAGGCCCAGACGCCGAAGACGAGCGCGCCCAGCGACACCATCATGGTGGCCTGCTGGCGCCAGTCGTTGCTGGTGTTGTAGCGGGATGTCGCCATCAGGACGCCCATGCCGCCGACGGCCAGAGCGATCCGGCTGTACCGGACCTCGCCGTACACGGAGATCGCGTACAGCGCCACCAGCAGGCCGACGTTCCCGCCCTGCAAAGGGGTTCCGATCAGCCATTGCAGGACGGCGACCGCGGAGACGCCGAAGAAGACGACCTCGGGGTGGGTGCGCCGCCAGATCAGCGGGACCAGCATCATCAGCCCGAGGATGCCGCCGAAGTGCTCCTGGGTCAGCGAGATCAGGCCGAAGAACATCGTCAGGGCACCGGCGAACAGCAGGTCGAACGCCTTGCTCTTCGCCGGTACGTCGCGCGCGGCCAGGATCCCCGTCATGCGGGTCAGGGTACGGCGAATCGCCGCCGCTCAAGTCATGCCACGGGCGGAAGTCGCCGTCCTACCGTGGTCCTGTTACGTGTCCTTCTTACTTGTGCGGCCTTACTTGTGCGGACGGGTGGCCAAGGTCGGTTTCGCCTCCAGGCCGGACAGCCCGTTCCAGGCCAGGTTGACCAGGTGCGCCGCCACATCGGTCTTCTTCGGGCGGCGGACGTCGAGCCACCACTGCCCGGTCAGCGCGACCATGCCGACCAGCATCTGCGCGTACATCGGGGCGAACTTCGGATCCAGTCCGCGGCGCTTGAACTCCTCGGCCAGGATGTGCTCGACCCGGGTGCCGACGTCGCTGAGAATCGAGATGAACGACCCGGTGGACGAACCGACCGGCGAATCCCGGACCAGGATGCGGAACCCGTCGGAGGAGCTCTCGATGTAGTCCAGCAGCGCGAGCGCGGCCTGCTCGACGAGTTCGTGCGCGCGGCCGGCGGTCAGCGACGCCGTCACGGTGTCGAGCAACTTGCGGACCTCGCGGTCCACCACCACGGCGTACAGGCCCTCCTTGCCGCCGAAGTGCTCGTAGACGACCGGCTTGGACACCTCGGCCTTGGCCGCGATCTCCTCCACCGAGGTCGCTTCGAACCCCTTCTGGGCGAACAGCCCCCGCGCGATGGTGATGAGTTGTTCACGCCGCTCAGCGCTCGTCATCCGCACCCGGGTGGATCGACGCGGTCTGGGTTCGGTCACTGATGCCACGCCCCTGAGATCACGTCAGCATCATGCCGTACGCCGGTGTTGCCGCGTGGGAGATTTACCAGCCGGTGGACCCTTCAGACGTCGGCCGCGCGGACGCGACGAGCCTCCAGCCGCTCCTTGACCGGCCAGCGGACATCCGAGACCCAGCCCCACCGCTCGAACAACCAGATGCACCGCGCCGACGTGTCGAGCTGACCACGCAGTACGCCGTGGCGCG
This region includes:
- a CDS encoding ABC transporter ATP-binding protein; translation: MSIQTGELPLGRLPQNTADRTAIRAHELRKVYGSGDTAVAALDGVSVDFGVSRFTAIMGPSGSGKSTLMHCLAGLDTPTGGQVLLGETELTQLPDAELTRIRRDRIGFVFQSFNLLPMLSAKDNILLPLELGGRKPDQQWMTTLVDVLGLQDRLTHRPSELSGGQQQRVAVARALVGRPEVVFADEPTGNLDSRSGAEVLGFLRRSVREFGQTVVMVTHDPLAASYADRVVMLADGKLAGELLEPTPETVLGALRQLGA
- a CDS encoding TetR/AcrR family transcriptional regulator is translated as MTSAERREQLITIARGLFAQKGFEATSVEEIAAKAEVSKPVVYEHFGGKEGLYAVVVDREVRKLLDTVTASLTAGRAHELVEQAALALLDYIESSSDGFRILVRDSPVGSSTGSFISILSDVGTRVEHILAEEFKRRGLDPKFAPMYAQMLVGMVALTGQWWLDVRRPKKTDVAAHLVNLAWNGLSGLEAKPTLATRPHK
- a CDS encoding PH domain-containing protein — encoded protein: MPVLRSRGFGRWKFTLATTDDELVISNPFGTRRIPRAQIAFARFEYLFPGRVRLRIHRHDGSHTDLLLSPKWTSSELSGDPAPRDSLAYKITEWARSSAD
- a CDS encoding ABC transporter permease, translating into MRRSILSSLRAHLGRLIAACLAIVLGVGFGSLAMTVHASASHGIDETIGRQLAGVDAVVTPQNASITAKDVAAVRKVPQADSVIATTSAYMRVTWAGKVRPGSLGIQARYDTSRIAGPSAIQGRLPDSTLEIALPAKVAEKNKVALGSKLRLNTYNDKSFTVTVVGLLDDAATVGPSDAVATAQTVKIFEPEGSIGDLRIAAKPGVSQDALAAAVTDAVGNNLQVYTGKAYIAHEVEGYTHGIDVLGGVFGMFAVIALFVACLVIGNTFTIVIAQRTREMALLRCVGASRRQVFSSVLAEASVVGVVASAVGVVFGVALSALGLALTREFDWGIPKIDLHLDLASIFLPLLLGTIATILAAVVPARRATRVAPLAALRPDTAPVAGSKAGVLRLILGFLLIAGGGLLLAVSANSHQVLVGVAGGVVSFIGLLAIGSLLVPALVRLLGALPTRGGGVPARIAVGNAVRNPKRTAATTSALLIGVTLISLTCVGIASVRKTFDTTMDDQYPVDLMVMSYNEKMPAGGQQQLHDIKGITQVVPIRTVAMKAGQEEINVTGIDPATGAAVIHNPDLVTKLKTPGTALLDYSTMKMLKLEDGSTLTLVSGKQKLTLKAYVATGLDPVTVSLPDLEKVAPQSAITGYWLASDPKADGSDVLDAVQESLPTVKELSVSGGLAERTMYTKIFDVLLIVGIGLLGVSVLIALVGVGNTLSLSVLERTRENALLRALGLTRRQLRGMLAIESLLMALVAAGLGIGLGLLYGWTGTMALMGGQTATGDVEYALPVGMLVTIALVAAVAGLLASVLPARRAAKVAPAGALATE
- a CDS encoding response regulator transcription factor; protein product: MTETGPAEDAVIRVFLVDDQELVRAGFTMLVDSQPDMRVVGQAGDGGEALEKLRVTASDVVLMDVRMPRLDGVEATRQLQSLPQAPRVIVLTTFDLDEYAFAAIKAGAAGFLLKNTPPADLLSAIRQVHSGDAVVSPSTTRRLLEHFAGALPDGETERPDLGELTAREREVLVEVARGLSNTEIAQLFTLSEATVKTHIGRILAKTGLRDRVALVVLGYETGLVKASK
- a CDS encoding sensor histidine kinase, giving the protein MTGILAARDVPAKSKAFDLLFAGALTMFFGLISLTQEHFGGILGLMMLVPLIWRRTHPEVVFFGVSAVAVLQWLIGTPLQGGNVGLLVALYAISVYGEVRYSRIALAVGGMGVLMATSRYNTSNDWRQQATMMVSLGALVFGVWAFGERRRTRGMYVQQLEERAAQLERDRDREAKLAVSNERTRIAREIHDVVAHGLSIMIVQADGGLYAADASPEQAKKALATIGDTGRASLTEMRKMLGLLKQDAQPNEVDPNQPRPQPGVSSLPELIDNVRQTGLSVDYQVTGTPRDLPALLGLTAYRIVQEGLTNTLKHAGPGARTSVRLDFGREMLTVVVTDDGRGAGLAPGSDPGHGLIGMQQRASISGGTVNAGPKTGGGYEVVATLPYNLPAGGDQ